The Oscillospiraceae bacterium genome contains a region encoding:
- the yurO_1 gene encoding putative ABC transporter extracellular-binding protein YurO codes for MKLFRKLTSIALALALAAAGLTGCGGGAGPAPAGGGSQPAGQTGAAQAEIEVFTRFADGAGKAYFDEAAAGFMAENPGVKVTVTSADNQNYKQEINVRLASNETPDIYFAWSGVYAENFADGGRALDLTPYLEADKAWADSVIASQWGPFTYGGKVYGVPIIMDGKTFYYNKEIFAELGLEAPQNWTEFMSVLDTLAASKYIPISLGNSEDWATGHYMTTLNQRVVPAGVLAADYALTSDNSFADPAYVTALEYLQQLVPYFTPGCNAVGYDEGINDFTSGRAAIYYEQFNQVQYIEPAEFEWSWFDFPDIEGAAGDQNALTGAPQGFMVAANTQYPDECVAFLKYLTRVDVAGRMVKDTMMFSTVDGAINADTASDTFIRIAETIKEASSINLWLDNATDSEVVTTYLSGIQAMVGGDRSAAQVMAEVQQKAAQVKAEQ; via the coding sequence ATGAAACTGTTCAGAAAGCTCACATCCATCGCCCTGGCATTGGCGCTGGCCGCCGCGGGCCTGACCGGCTGCGGCGGGGGCGCAGGGCCGGCCCCCGCGGGCGGCGGCAGCCAGCCGGCGGGCCAGACCGGCGCGGCGCAGGCGGAGATTGAGGTGTTCACCCGCTTTGCCGACGGCGCGGGCAAGGCCTACTTCGACGAGGCGGCCGCGGGCTTTATGGCCGAGAATCCGGGCGTAAAGGTGACCGTGACCAGCGCGGACAACCAGAACTACAAGCAGGAGATCAATGTGCGCCTGGCCAGCAACGAAACGCCGGATATCTATTTTGCATGGAGCGGCGTGTACGCTGAAAACTTTGCGGACGGCGGCCGCGCCCTGGACCTGACCCCCTACCTGGAAGCGGATAAGGCCTGGGCCGACAGCGTGATCGCCTCGCAGTGGGGGCCGTTTACCTACGGCGGCAAGGTGTACGGCGTGCCCATTATTATGGACGGCAAGACTTTTTATTACAACAAGGAGATCTTTGCCGAGCTGGGGCTGGAAGCGCCCCAAAACTGGACCGAGTTTATGAGCGTGCTGGACACGCTGGCAGCCAGCAAATACATTCCCATCTCGCTGGGCAACAGCGAGGACTGGGCCACCGGCCACTACATGACCACCCTGAACCAGCGGGTGGTGCCCGCCGGGGTACTTGCGGCGGACTACGCGCTGACCAGTGACAACAGCTTTGCCGACCCCGCCTATGTGACCGCGCTGGAGTATCTGCAGCAGCTGGTGCCCTATTTTACCCCGGGCTGCAATGCGGTGGGCTACGACGAGGGGATCAACGATTTCACCAGCGGCAGGGCGGCCATCTATTATGAGCAGTTCAACCAGGTGCAGTACATTGAGCCCGCGGAATTTGAGTGGTCCTGGTTCGATTTCCCGGATATTGAGGGCGCCGCGGGCGACCAGAACGCGCTGACCGGCGCGCCCCAGGGCTTTATGGTGGCGGCAAACACCCAATACCCGGACGAGTGCGTGGCCTTTTTGAAGTACCTGACCCGGGTGGACGTGGCCGGCAGGATGGTGAAGGACACCATGATGTTCAGCACGGTGGACGGGGCCATCAACGCCGACACCGCTTCGGACACCTTCATCCGGATTGCCGAGACCATCAAGGAGGCCAGCAGCATCAACCTGTGGCTGGACAACGCCACGGACAGCGAGGTGGTGACCACCTATCTTTCCGGCATTCAGGCCATGGTGGGCGGCGACAGGAGCGCGGCCCAGGTGATGGCCGAGGTGCAGCAAAAGGCCGCACAGGTGAAGGCCGAACAATAA
- a CDS encoding hydroxyacid dehydrogenase yields MIVSTLGLEEPWRSRLDRTAGGRPVRHCALAELTAEELEQTEILFTYGYDVTEKALAAMPALRWVHIGQSGMDKLPMAELARRGIRLTNSRGINAVAIAEYAMGMMLNVVRRSFVFYEQARAGVWDLETRLDEVCGKTLGIFGLGRVGRELAARAHAFGMQVLGVDLAPGTAPGVQAVYAPAQRLEVLARCDFVVICMPLTGETRHLFGEKELAAMKPTAWLMNVGRGPIVDEAALTRALEAGQLGGAALDVFETEPLPAGSPLWGMKNVYITPHIAGDHQASYMPRMMGVLCENLALYPAFERMENPVDPGRGF; encoded by the coding sequence ATGATCGTTTCCACACTGGGGCTGGAGGAGCCCTGGCGCAGCCGGCTGGACCGCACGGCCGGCGGCCGGCCGGTGCGCCACTGCGCGTTGGCGGAGCTGACCGCAGAGGAGCTGGAGCAGACCGAGATCCTGTTCACCTACGGCTATGACGTGACGGAGAAGGCGCTGGCCGCCATGCCCGCGCTGCGGTGGGTGCACATCGGCCAGTCGGGCATGGATAAGCTGCCCATGGCCGAACTGGCCCGGCGGGGCATCCGGCTGACCAATTCCCGCGGGATCAATGCGGTGGCCATTGCCGAATACGCCATGGGCATGATGCTGAACGTGGTGCGCAGGAGCTTTGTGTTTTACGAACAGGCCCGCGCGGGCGTGTGGGATCTGGAGACCCGCCTGGACGAGGTGTGCGGCAAGACCCTGGGCATTTTTGGCCTGGGGCGGGTGGGCCGGGAGCTGGCGGCGCGGGCGCACGCCTTTGGAATGCAGGTGCTGGGGGTGGACCTTGCCCCCGGAACGGCGCCGGGCGTGCAGGCGGTGTATGCGCCCGCCCAGCGGCTGGAGGTGCTGGCCCGCTGTGATTTTGTGGTGATCTGCATGCCGCTGACGGGCGAAACCCGGCACCTTTTTGGCGAAAAGGAACTGGCGGCCATGAAACCCACGGCCTGGCTGATGAATGTGGGGCGGGGCCCCATTGTGGACGAGGCGGCCCTGACAAGGGCGCTGGAGGCGGGGCAGCTTGGGGGAGCGGCGCTGGATGTGTTCGAGACCGAGCCCCTGCCCGCCGGCAGCCCCTTGTGGGGGATGAAGAACGTGTACATCACCCCGCACATCGCGGGGGATCACCAGGCGTCTTATATGCCCCGCATGATGGGGGTGCTGTGCGAAAACCTGGCCCTTTACCCGGCGTTTGAGCGCATGGAAAACCCTGTGGACCCGGGCCGGGGCTTTTAA
- the pdhR gene encoding GntR family transcriptional regulator: MADFLYNNIAQQLEKEIQGLPEGTRLPSERDMAQKYGVSRNVLREAVRLLSEKGLLNSQPGRGIYVANDSKGKFADRLEELLLHSDSGLAEMVEVRESLEMAIVEKAVLKASDADVRDLMRLYQAMEAARDDVEGFNRLDREFHVQLAKCTHNTIFPILINAFFQITDEKLFLLTELFPGRIDSAQREHRRFVEAILNRDVEEGRAVARKHFSISDLLAHMQQQEKIDKNRGTNM; this comes from the coding sequence ATGGCGGATTTTTTGTACAACAACATTGCGCAGCAGCTGGAAAAAGAAATTCAGGGCCTGCCGGAGGGCACACGCCTGCCCTCCGAGCGGGATATGGCGCAGAAATATGGGGTGAGCCGCAACGTGCTGCGGGAGGCGGTGCGCCTGCTGAGTGAAAAGGGCTTGCTGAACAGCCAGCCCGGCCGCGGCATTTATGTTGCGAACGACAGCAAGGGTAAATTTGCTGACCGGTTGGAGGAATTGCTGCTGCACAGCGATTCGGGCCTGGCCGAGATGGTGGAGGTGCGCGAGAGCCTGGAAATGGCGATCGTGGAAAAGGCGGTGCTCAAGGCCAGCGACGCGGACGTGCGGGACCTGATGCGCCTGTATCAGGCCATGGAGGCCGCCCGGGACGATGTGGAGGGCTTTAACCGCCTGGACCGGGAGTTCCATGTGCAGCTGGCAAAGTGCACCCACAACACGATTTTTCCCATTTTGATCAACGCCTTTTTTCAGATCACCGATGAGAAGCTGTTTTTGCTGACCGAGCTGTTTCCGGGGCGGATCGATTCGGCCCAGCGGGAGCACCGGCGCTTTGTGGAGGCGATCCTGAACCGGGACGTGGAGGAGGGGCGCGCGGTGGCCCGCAAGCACTTCAGCATCAGCGACCTGCTTGCGCACATGCAGCAGCAGGAAAAAATCGACAAAAATCGCGGCACAAACATGTGA
- the pckG gene encoding phosphoenolpyruvate carboxykinase [GTP]: MANLNAACRGVGNEGFCPWNFARGKVKDMTNNKHVLTWLDEMVALVKPDKVVWIDGSEEQLKALRDEALSTGEMEALNQEELPGCLLHRTKKNDVARVEGRTYICTKNRDDAAPVNNWMETSEMKAKLTPMYDGVMKGRTMYVIPYCMGPIGSPFSKVGVELTDSIYVVLNMDIMTRMGQKALDQLGDSNDFVRGLHSKADVDEENRYIVQFPEENTIWSINSAYGGNVLLGKKCFALRIASYQGFKEGWMAEHMLILGIEAPNGETSYITAAFPSACGKTNLAMLIPPEVYAQQGYKVWTVGDDIAWMHIGEDGRLYAINPEAGFFGVAPGTNAKSNYNALASTKKNTIFTNVAHNLDNNTVWWEGLDKNPPVNAVEWTGNKVNGPEYAAQGGKLAHPNSRFTAPAINCPCLSKEFDNPNGVPVTAMVFGGRRAKTAPLVYQSFDWNHGVYVGSAMASETTAAATGAVGVVRRDPMAMRPFCGYNMGDYFSHWLDMGKKLGDKAPKIFNVNWFRTDDEGHFIWPGFGDNMRVLMWILNRCEGKVDAVETAIGYLPKAEDIDVTGLEGEGVTVDTVKDLLTVDSALWLEDCKGVHELYDQIGERVPAELRKQLADLEARLAK; the protein is encoded by the coding sequence ATGGCAAACTTGAATGCCGCCTGCCGAGGGGTGGGCAACGAAGGGTTTTGCCCTTGGAATTTTGCGAGAGGAAAGGTGAAAGACATGACAAACAACAAGCATGTGTTGACCTGGCTGGACGAGATGGTCGCCCTGGTCAAACCCGACAAGGTGGTTTGGATCGACGGCAGCGAGGAGCAGCTGAAGGCCCTGCGGGACGAGGCGCTCTCGACCGGCGAGATGGAAGCGCTGAACCAGGAGGAACTGCCCGGCTGCCTGCTGCACCGCACCAAGAAAAACGACGTGGCCCGCGTGGAGGGCCGCACCTACATCTGCACCAAGAACCGGGACGACGCGGCGCCCGTGAACAACTGGATGGAAACGAGCGAGATGAAGGCCAAGCTCACCCCCATGTACGACGGCGTGATGAAGGGCCGCACCATGTATGTGATCCCCTACTGCATGGGCCCCATCGGCAGCCCGTTCAGCAAGGTGGGCGTTGAGCTGACCGACAGCATCTATGTGGTGCTGAATATGGACATTATGACCCGCATGGGCCAGAAGGCCCTGGATCAGCTGGGCGATTCCAACGACTTTGTGCGCGGCCTGCACTCCAAGGCCGACGTGGACGAGGAGAACCGCTACATCGTGCAGTTCCCCGAAGAGAACACCATCTGGTCCATCAACTCGGCCTACGGCGGCAACGTGCTGCTGGGCAAAAAGTGCTTTGCGCTGCGCATTGCCAGCTACCAGGGCTTCAAGGAAGGCTGGATGGCCGAGCACATGCTGATTCTGGGCATTGAAGCCCCGAATGGCGAGACCAGCTACATCACCGCGGCGTTCCCCTCGGCCTGCGGCAAGACCAACCTGGCCATGCTCATCCCGCCGGAAGTGTATGCCCAGCAGGGCTACAAGGTGTGGACCGTGGGCGACGACATCGCCTGGATGCACATTGGCGAGGACGGCCGCCTGTACGCCATCAACCCGGAGGCCGGTTTCTTCGGCGTGGCCCCCGGCACCAACGCCAAGAGCAACTACAACGCCCTGGCTTCCACCAAAAAGAACACCATCTTCACCAACGTGGCCCACAACCTGGACAACAACACCGTGTGGTGGGAGGGCCTGGACAAAAACCCGCCCGTGAACGCGGTGGAGTGGACCGGCAACAAGGTGAACGGGCCCGAGTATGCGGCCCAGGGCGGCAAGCTGGCGCATCCCAACAGCCGCTTCACCGCGCCTGCCATCAACTGCCCCTGCCTGTCCAAGGAGTTCGATAACCCCAATGGTGTGCCCGTGACCGCCATGGTCTTCGGCGGCCGCCGTGCCAAGACCGCGCCGCTGGTGTACCAGAGCTTTGACTGGAACCACGGCGTGTACGTGGGCAGCGCGATGGCCAGCGAGACCACCGCCGCCGCCACCGGCGCCGTGGGCGTGGTGCGCCGTGACCCCATGGCCATGCGGCCCTTCTGCGGCTACAACATGGGCGATTACTTCAGCCACTGGCTGGACATGGGTAAAAAGCTAGGCGACAAGGCCCCCAAGATCTTCAACGTGAACTGGTTCCGCACCGACGACGAAGGCCACTTTATCTGGCCGGGCTTCGGCGACAACATGCGCGTGCTGATGTGGATCCTGAACCGCTGCGAGGGCAAGGTGGATGCGGTGGAGACCGCCATCGGCTACCTGCCCAAGGCCGAGGACATTGACGTGACCGGCCTGGAGGGCGAGGGCGTGACCGTGGACACCGTGAAGGACCTGCTCACGGTGGACAGCGCTTTGTGGCTGGAAGACTGCAAGGGCGTGCACGAGCTGTACGACCAGATCGGCGAGCGCGTTCCCGCCGAGCTGCGCAAACAGCTGGCCGACCTGGAAGCCCGCCTGGCAAAATAA
- the frlB gene encoding fructosamine deglycase FrlB, with product MEQTNYSERGVRRVLEQLGERRFDRIFFVACGGSSALMYPSAYLVDTRSRTLAAEYLNSNEFIYRAPARLDERAVVILCSQEGKTPETVEAARFARAKGAAVLTIAMREGTPLEAAGEGFVLYGHYETCPMKDTSYGVMYMLTAGLIDRQEGAGLLEGMVRALEALDPVVQRAKQDWQPRAMEFAQGCRDARVLYSLASGCDYSQAYVLCNCYMMEMQWINAIPIHAGEFFHGPFEIIEEDSPVILLLGRDETRFLEERALAFCKKFTQKLFVIDAAEIDFGAVEPAYEGFMAVLALNNICRLYSKAIAGVRGHSLDLRRYMHLMDY from the coding sequence ATGGAACAGACAAATTACAGCGAGCGGGGGGTCCGGCGGGTGCTGGAGCAGCTGGGGGAAAGGCGCTTTGACCGGATCTTCTTTGTGGCCTGCGGCGGCTCCTCGGCCCTGATGTACCCCAGCGCCTACCTGGTGGACACCAGAAGCAGGACCCTGGCCGCGGAATATCTGAATTCCAACGAATTTATTTATCGCGCGCCCGCCCGGCTGGACGAGCGGGCGGTGGTGATCCTGTGTTCCCAGGAGGGCAAGACCCCCGAAACGGTGGAGGCGGCGCGTTTTGCCCGGGCAAAAGGGGCGGCGGTGCTGACCATCGCCATGCGGGAGGGCACGCCCCTGGAGGCGGCGGGGGAAGGCTTTGTGCTGTATGGGCACTACGAGACCTGCCCTATGAAGGACACCAGCTACGGCGTGATGTATATGCTCACGGCGGGGCTGATCGACCGGCAGGAGGGCGCCGGGCTGCTGGAGGGCATGGTGCGCGCCCTGGAGGCCCTGGACCCGGTGGTGCAGAGGGCCAAACAGGACTGGCAGCCCAGGGCGATGGAGTTTGCGCAGGGCTGCAGGGACGCCAGGGTGCTTTATTCGCTGGCCAGCGGGTGCGATTATTCGCAGGCGTATGTGCTGTGCAACTGCTACATGATGGAGATGCAATGGATCAACGCGATCCCCATCCACGCGGGCGAGTTTTTTCACGGGCCGTTTGAGATCATTGAGGAGGACAGCCCGGTGATATTGCTGCTGGGGCGGGACGAGACCCGCTTTTTGGAGGAGCGGGCCCTGGCGTTCTGCAAAAAGTTCACCCAGAAGCTGTTCGTGATTGACGCGGCGGAGATCGACTTCGGCGCGGTGGAACCCGCCTATGAGGGATTCATGGCGGTGCTGGCGCTGAACAACATCTGCCGCCTGTATTCCAAGGCCATTGCCGGGGTGCGCGGGCATTCGCTGGACCTGCGGCGCTATATGCACCTGATGGATTATTGA
- a CDS encoding MerR family transcriptional regulator — protein MEYGIRQLAALAGVSARTLRYYHQIGLLPPARVGENGYRYYGPAQVDLLQQILFYRQRGFELEAVRALVYQPGFDRLAALQEHLARLTAQRDGLDALIRTVNNTIASMKGEIEMSDEQKFAAFKQNLVAQNEAQYGAEVRAKYGEPAADSANQALLNMTEAEYRHFKELEENILQALRQAVAAGADPAGEAGRAVAALHAEWLRMSWHKYQPAMHLGLVDLYLADERFAAYYNGGCPGCAEFLNRAVHHWVRAE, from the coding sequence GTGGAATACGGCATCCGGCAATTGGCGGCCCTGGCGGGGGTGAGCGCGCGCACCCTGCGCTATTACCACCAGATCGGCCTGCTGCCCCCCGCCCGGGTGGGGGAAAACGGCTATCGCTATTACGGTCCCGCGCAGGTGGACCTGCTGCAGCAGATCCTTTTTTACCGGCAGCGGGGCTTTGAGCTGGAGGCCGTCCGGGCGCTGGTCTACCAGCCCGGTTTCGACCGGCTGGCCGCCCTGCAGGAACATCTGGCCCGCCTCACCGCCCAGCGGGACGGGCTGGACGCTCTCATCCGCACCGTGAACAACACCATCGCATCCATGAAAGGGGAGATCGAAATGAGCGACGAACAAAAATTTGCGGCCTTTAAGCAGAACCTGGTGGCGCAAAACGAGGCCCAATACGGCGCCGAGGTCCGGGCCAAATACGGCGAGCCGGCGGCGGATTCCGCCAATCAAGCGCTTTTGAACATGACCGAGGCGGAATACCGCCATTTTAAAGAGCTGGAAGAGAACATCCTGCAAGCGCTCCGGCAGGCCGTCGCCGCAGGGGCGGACCCCGCCGGCGAGGCGGGCCGGGCCGTGGCGGCCCTGCACGCCGAGTGGCTGCGCATGAGCTGGCACAAATACCAGCCCGCCATGCACCTGGGGCTTGTGGATCTGTATCTGGCCGACGAGCGCTTTGCCGCCTATTATAACGGCGGGTGCCCCGGCTGCGCCGAATTTTTAAACCGGGCCGTGCATCACTGGGTCAGGGCCGAATAA
- the yurN_3 gene encoding putative ABC transporter permease protein YurN, translating to MSKSKIKPYFYLLPGLALLLVFVYWPIAQNIGYSFLKWDLFSGKKTWIGLANYANLLRSAEFWVALKNNLWYVAVSLVCQVGIALCFAAFLENMRSRKLAAVFRTTYFLPSLISLTVIGLLFSFIYRNDGLLNSFLQLAGFGRLATGWLGNPKTAIFACIAVSQWKSIGYTMMLLIVAIQKIPAEINEAARMDGASRLQTFWHVTVPNIKGMLRISMMINIAGGLLVFNEVYIMTGGGPHGSSEVLSTLMYQNAFVHGKVGYAAAIANIILVLSVLFSALQFAGGDGEKPAKKPRRARKGR from the coding sequence ATGTCCAAAAGCAAGATAAAACCGTATTTCTACCTGCTTCCCGGGCTGGCACTGCTGCTGGTGTTCGTGTACTGGCCCATCGCGCAGAACATTGGGTACAGCTTTTTGAAATGGGACCTGTTCTCGGGAAAAAAGACCTGGATCGGCCTGGCGAACTACGCCAACCTGCTGCGATCGGCGGAATTTTGGGTGGCGCTGAAAAACAACCTCTGGTATGTTGCCGTTTCGCTGGTGTGCCAGGTGGGGATCGCGCTGTGCTTTGCGGCCTTTTTGGAAAACATGCGCAGCCGGAAGCTGGCGGCGGTGTTCCGCACCACCTACTTTTTGCCCTCGCTGATCTCGCTTACGGTCATTGGGCTGCTGTTCTCGTTTATCTACCGCAACGATGGGCTGCTGAACAGCTTTTTGCAGCTGGCCGGCTTTGGACGGCTGGCCACCGGCTGGCTGGGCAACCCGAAAACGGCCATTTTTGCCTGTATTGCGGTGTCGCAGTGGAAGAGCATCGGCTATACCATGATGCTGCTGATCGTGGCCATTCAAAAAATACCCGCCGAGATCAACGAGGCGGCGCGCATGGACGGGGCGTCCAGGCTGCAGACCTTCTGGCATGTGACCGTGCCCAACATCAAGGGCATGCTGCGCATCTCGATGATGATCAACATTGCGGGGGGGCTTTTGGTGTTCAACGAGGTCTACATTATGACCGGGGGCGGGCCCCACGGCTCCAGCGAGGTGCTGAGCACCCTGATGTATCAGAATGCCTTTGTGCACGGCAAGGTGGGCTATGCGGCGGCGATCGCCAACATTATTTTAGTGCTGTCGGTGCTTTTTTCGGCGCTTCAGTTTGCCGGCGGCGACGGGGAAAAACCTGCAAAGAAACCGCGCAGGGCAAGGAAAGGGCGGTGA
- a CDS encoding membrane protein, translating into MQTSEALRAGLVLAVTGGYLDAYTYLCRGHVFANAETGNMVLLGINLVTGQWSAAVKYIPPIFAFFAGVLVAEWMRGRGKARPERGRLHWRQRVLLLELAVLLAAALAPLGGGWDMAVNVGVSFVCALQVESFRRVHGQAYATTMCTGNLRSGTELLYRCLREKDPALLRHCLRYYAVILAFIAGAAASALLAAPLGRWSVLVACGGLVLVLGMLFWEEVETR; encoded by the coding sequence GTGCAGACCAGCGAGGCGCTGCGGGCAGGTCTGGTGCTGGCGGTGACCGGCGGCTACCTGGACGCCTACACCTATTTGTGCCGGGGACATGTGTTTGCAAACGCAGAGACGGGCAATATGGTGCTGCTGGGGATCAACCTGGTGACCGGCCAGTGGTCGGCGGCGGTGAAGTATATCCCGCCCATCTTTGCCTTTTTTGCCGGGGTGCTGGTGGCCGAGTGGATGCGCGGCCGGGGCAAGGCCCGGCCGGAAAGGGGCAGGCTGCACTGGCGCCAGCGGGTGCTGCTTTTGGAACTGGCGGTGCTGCTGGCGGCGGCCCTTGCGCCGCTGGGCGGCGGCTGGGACATGGCGGTGAACGTGGGAGTGTCGTTTGTGTGCGCTTTGCAGGTGGAGAGCTTTCGCCGGGTGCACGGCCAGGCCTACGCCACCACCATGTGCACCGGCAACCTGCGCAGCGGCACCGAGCTGCTCTACCGCTGCCTGCGGGAAAAGGATCCCGCGCTGCTGCGCCACTGCCTGCGCTATTACGCGGTGATCCTGGCGTTTATTGCCGGCGCGGCGGCCAGCGCGCTGCTGGCGGCGCCCCTGGGCCGGTGGTCGGTGCTGGTGGCCTGCGGCGGCCTTGTGCTGGTGCTGGGCATGCTGTTTTGGGAAGAAGTGGAAACGCGCTGA
- a CDS encoding PadR family transcriptional regulator, giving the protein MEGFALTEAVYYILLSLEKPLHGYGIMQNTEKLSGGRLHLAAGTLYGALTTLLERHWIEALGSEASSRKKEYKITPLGRQAVRAEMDRLRELLQNGETITKEWEK; this is encoded by the coding sequence ATGGAAGGGTTTGCGCTCACCGAGGCGGTGTATTACATTTTGCTCTCGCTGGAAAAGCCCCTGCACGGTTACGGGATCATGCAGAACACCGAAAAGCTGAGCGGCGGCAGGCTGCACCTGGCGGCGGGAACGCTGTACGGCGCGCTTACCACCCTGCTGGAGCGGCACTGGATTGAGGCGCTGGGCAGCGAGGCGAGCAGCCGCAAAAAGGAGTACAAGATCACGCCGCTGGGGCGGCAGGCGGTGCGCGCCGAGATGGACCGGCTGCGGGAGCTGCTGCAAAACGGGGAAACGATCACAAAGGAGTGGGAAAAATGA
- a CDS encoding fructoselysine 6-kinase, with the protein MRIAAVGDNCIDDYFGTGEAYPGGNPVNVSVYAVRLGLAASYTGAVGSDQNGRLLRRALAGKGVDVSHLHTLPGRTAVTRVELCKGERVFREYDEGVLADFRLSDGDLDFLCGHDLVATGLWGRIEGELPRIKARGVPVAFDFADREQGPVLDAAAPYVDYAFFSRREDSGELRDFLRAFRQRGPKVVVATLGEHGSLAWNGEAFIPCGAVRCPVVDTMGAGDSFIAGFLAGVLQKKPLAACMEQGARSSSVTLQYRGAW; encoded by the coding sequence ATGAGGATCGCCGCCGTGGGCGATAACTGCATTGACGATTATTTTGGCACCGGGGAGGCGTACCCCGGCGGAAACCCCGTGAACGTGAGCGTTTACGCGGTGCGGCTGGGGCTTGCGGCCTCGTACACCGGCGCGGTGGGCAGCGACCAAAACGGCCGGCTGCTGCGCCGGGCCCTGGCGGGGAAGGGGGTGGACGTGAGCCACCTGCACACGCTGCCCGGGCGCACCGCCGTGACGCGGGTGGAGCTGTGCAAGGGCGAGCGGGTGTTCCGTGAGTACGATGAGGGGGTGCTGGCGGATTTTCGGCTGAGCGACGGCGACCTGGATTTTTTGTGCGGCCACGACCTGGTGGCAACCGGCCTTTGGGGCAGGATCGAGGGCGAGCTGCCCAGGATAAAGGCGCGGGGCGTGCCGGTGGCCTTTGACTTTGCCGACCGCGAACAGGGCCCTGTGCTGGACGCCGCGGCCCCCTATGTGGATTACGCGTTCTTTTCCCGCAGGGAGGACAGCGGGGAGCTGCGCGATTTTTTGCGGGCTTTCCGGCAGAGGGGGCCCAAGGTGGTGGTGGCCACCCTGGGGGAGCATGGCAGCCTTGCCTGGAATGGGGAGGCGTTTATTCCCTGCGGCGCCGTGCGCTGCCCTGTGGTGGACACCATGGGCGCGGGGGACAGCTTTATTGCCGGGTTCCTGGCCGGGGTGCTGCAAAAAAAGCCGCTGGCCGCCTGCATGGAGCAGGGCGCCCGGAGCAGCAGCGTGACCCTGCAGTACCGGGGGGCCTGGTAG
- the yurM_1 gene encoding putative ABC transporter permease protein YurM gives MSGMERKHRARRPGTLAGRAGGWAGLAAAWLYFFIIAVPLLWMAVSSFKTTNEIFNNIWGLPEQWQFQNYVQAWNSGISRYFVNSVFTTVCTVLLTLLVCALYAYSIAVYDFKGKRAFFLLALAGMLFSPIVSIIPLYQEVQTLHLYNTLWALILIYAAYQMAMSFLVIHNFFADIDKAYLDAARIDGCTDGRALWNIYIPMSRPVFLTSAVLTGFYAWNEFTFALVFVKKDALKTIPVGLLAFQGEMHAEWAVLLAGLTISAIPIILFYIFCQKYFIAGLSSGGVKG, from the coding sequence GTGAGCGGCATGGAACGAAAGCACAGAGCGCGCCGCCCGGGCACCCTTGCCGGGCGGGCGGGGGGCTGGGCCGGCCTTGCGGCCGCATGGCTGTATTTTTTCATTATCGCCGTGCCCCTTTTGTGGATGGCGGTGAGCTCGTTCAAAACAACGAACGAGATCTTCAACAACATTTGGGGCCTGCCGGAGCAGTGGCAGTTCCAAAATTATGTGCAGGCCTGGAACAGCGGCATTTCGCGCTATTTTGTGAACAGCGTGTTCACCACGGTGTGCACCGTGCTGCTCACCCTGCTGGTGTGCGCGCTGTATGCCTACAGCATTGCGGTGTACGATTTTAAGGGCAAGCGGGCCTTTTTCCTGCTGGCGCTGGCGGGCATGCTGTTTTCGCCCATTGTGAGCATCATCCCCCTGTACCAGGAGGTACAGACCCTGCATTTGTACAACACCCTGTGGGCGCTGATCCTGATCTACGCGGCCTACCAGATGGCCATGTCGTTTTTGGTGATCCATAACTTTTTTGCGGACATCGACAAGGCCTACCTGGACGCCGCCCGGATCGACGGCTGCACCGACGGCCGGGCCCTGTGGAACATTTATATCCCCATGAGCCGGCCGGTGTTTTTGACCAGCGCGGTGCTGACCGGGTTTTATGCCTGGAACGAGTTCACCTTTGCGCTGGTGTTTGTGAAAAAGGATGCGCTCAAGACCATCCCGGTGGGACTGCTCGCTTTCCAGGGGGAGATGCACGCCGAGTGGGCGGTGCTGCTGGCGGGGCTTACCATCTCGGCCATTCCCATTATTTTGTTTTATATCTTTTGCCAGAAATATTTTATCGCCGGGCTGAGCTCGGGCGGTGTGAAGGGCTGA